A single genomic interval of Antechinus flavipes isolate AdamAnt ecotype Samford, QLD, Australia chromosome 1, AdamAnt_v2, whole genome shotgun sequence harbors:
- the PPL gene encoding periplakin, translated as MNSLFRKRNKGKYSPTVQTKSISSKELSELIEQLQKNADQVERNIVDTDSKMQSDLAKIKEGQPAQHRELSLQKISESEKLLYVLEGDAAIAKHMKHPQGDMIAEDIRQLKERVANLRRKHHQIYNLTVKEVDPKVNWSSVVDEKLDMLGNQNFGTDLPLVDHQVEEHNIFHNEVKAIGPHIAKEGDKEQNNDLQAKYQKLLAGSQARQQHLSSLQDYMQRCTNELYWLDQQAKGRMQYDWSDRNLDYPSRRRQYENFINRNLEAKEERINKLHSEGDQLLAAEHPGRNSIEAHMEAVHADWKEYLNLLICEESHLKYMEDYHQFHKDVKDAQELLRKVDTDLNQKYSPEFKDRYQIESLLRELDDQEKALDKYDDVIRSLQKRGQQVVPLKYRRETPLKPIPVEALCDFESEQGLISRGYSYTLQKNNGESWDITDSSGNKLSAPAVCFMIPPTDPEALALIDSLSNQYRSVKQKASGSKAALKQRYEMLKTENPGDASDLQGRQLLASLDKVNSDLERQEKAITAILRPPLEQSRAVQDSAERAKDLKNITNELRRIEPEKTRSTEECDTFIGALPDSGSTPLLRTRVEDTNHKYDRLVQLLNSAQEKVDGANRLESSLQQGRELLSKYENQLSIDDTVPENGQSLDNKKQELAAIASELQAKRSLLSEADQNLQRTKKCSSTLASRFQEHCADIERQEAEVNKLNQRFDNLIKQINNRSQSLQKAKGAYADYRSGYDHVTQFLSNIPSYEPQETDTLSQIETKLKNQKNLLDEIGGREQEVQKVYDHAQQYQQAVKDYELEAEKLRSLLDLENGRNIHTNKKTRLQSPAAKVKEEEAFLAAKFTEVNAINRQRLQNLEFAQNLLRQQPEIEVTHESIQGKEPVTEETWRIKKALDDETQRRQQLENEVKSTQEEIVILKNKKPQESVIRKEVLKKVPDPELEENLHRMQQTLSEEQRKNKELQDELEDMKVKLRSLEHETREGGQEYVVKEVLRIEQDKAQADEVLKLREELEELRRQKGTRETEIILLQQRIAALSEEKNKEQEKVTEKEVVKLQNDPQLESEYRLLQEQQEKESAQREKQEEELSFLQDKLKRLEKERAMAEGKITVKEVLKVEKDAAIEREVNDLKRQYEDETSKSRSSQREKTELLRKIWALEEENSKIVVQEKVREIVRPDPKAESEVANLRLELVEQERKYRGAEEQLKSYQSELEALRKRGPQIEVKEVTKEVIKYKTDPETEKELQRLREEIVDKTRLIERCDLEIYQLKQEIQSLKDTKPQVQTKEVVQEILQFREDPKTKEEVEYLRVKLSEEQKKQVDLERERLSQEDKIKQKEQELSQVKEKVLEQQVVKYEQDPAMRAEVDSFTESIDIELRQIDNLRGELRKLQRRRAELEHQLEELERERQARREAELEVQRLKLRLADLEKEEGETKEKVTLKQKVVLQQDPQQAKEHSLLKLQLEEEKHRRQILESELEALKKKLLSLEKMEVKEKVVFSESVQVEKGDTEQEIQKLKNSLEEESRIKRELDAEVSRLEAKLSELEFHNSKSSKELDFLREENHKLHLEKQNLQMETRRLQSEIEMTTTETRDLRNMTSVDCGANLDSRLWSLERELDDLKKISRDKDNEIDELHKRLGSVAVKREQRENHLRRSIVVIDPDTGRELSPEEAHRAGLIDWNMFVKLRSQECDWEEISVKGPNGESSVIHDRKSGKKFSIEDALKNGRLTPAQYDRYVNKDMSIQELAVLVSGQK; from the exons GACATGCTTGGCAATCAGAACTTTGGGACAGACCTGCCATTAGTTGACCACCAGGTAGAGGAACACAACATCTTTCACAATGAGGTCAAAGCTATTGGACCCCATATTGCCAAGGAAGGAGATAAG GAACAGAACAATGATCTCCAGGCCAAGTATCAAAAACTATTG GCAGGATCCCAAGCAAGACAGCAGCACCTGAGTTCACTTCAGGACTATATGCAGCGTTGTACCAATGAATTGTACTGGTTGGACCAGCAGGCCAAAGGCCGAATGCAGTATGACTGGAGTGACCGTAACCTAGACTACCCTAGCCGCCGACGTCAGTATGAG AATTTCATCAACCGGAACCTGGAGGCCAAAGAGGAGAGGATTAATAAGCTACACAGTGAAGGCGATCAGCTGCTGGCTGCTGAACACCCAGGGAGGAATTCAATTGAG GCTCACATGGAGGCAGTTCATGCTGACTGGAAGGAATATCTGAATCTGCTCATCTGTGAGGAGAGTCATTTGAAATACATGGAGGATTATCACCAG TTTCATAAAGATGTCAAAGATGCCCAGGAGTTGCTGAGGAAGGTAGACACAGACCTAAACCAGAAATATAGTCCTGAATTCAAGGATAGATACCAAATTGAATCCTTGCTACGGGAACTAGAT GATCAGGAAAAAGCTTTGGACAAATACGATGATGTGATACGGTCTCTACAGAAACGTGGCCAGCAAGTGGTCCCCCTCAAATACCGCCGTGAAACACCTCTCAAACCTATCCCTGTGGAAGCACTCTGTGATTTTGAAAGTGAACAG GGCCTGATTTCTCGTGGATATAGCTACACTCTACAGAAGAACAATGGGGAGAGCTGGGATATTACAGATAGCTCTGGGAATAAGCTAAGCGCTCCTGCTGTCTGTTTCATGATTCCTCCTACAGACCCTGAGGCCCTTGCACTAATTGACAG CCTAAGTAATCAATACCGAAGTGTAAAGCAAAAAGCATCTGGAAGTAAGGCTGCTCTAAAACAGAGGTATGAGATGCTCAAGACAGAGAACCCTGGAG aTGCATCTGACCTCCAGGGCCGGCAGTTGCTTGCAAGCCTGGACAAGGTGAACAGTGACCTAGAAAGACAGGAAAAAGCAATCACTGCCATCCTGAGGCCTCCACTTGAACAGAGTCGAGCAGTGCAGGACAGTGCTGAACGGGCCAAGGACCTCAAG AATATCACCAACGAACTTCGTCGAATTGAGCCAGAGAAAACACGGAGCACTGAGGAGTGTGACACCTTTATTGGAGCCCTTCCTGACAGTGGCAGCACTCCATTGCTAAGAACCCGGGTAGAAGATACCAACCACAAATATGATCGTCTTGTTCAACTACTCAATTCGGCTCAGGAAAA GGTAGATGGAGCCAATCGCCTTGAAAGCAGTCTTCAGCAAGGTAGAGAGCTGCTGTCCAAGTATGAGAACCAGCTATCCATAGATGATACAGTGCCTGAGAATGGCCAGTCACTGGATAACAAGAAGCAGGAGCTAGCA gctATTGCCTCTGAACTGCAAGCCAAGAGATCCCTCCTCAGTGAGGCTGACCAAAATCTTCAAAGGACCAAGAAGTGCTCTAGTACTCTGGCAAGCCGGTTTCAGGAGCACTGTGCAGACATTGAGCGGCAGGAAGCAGAAGTCAACAAACTCAATCAACGATTTGACAACCTCATCAAGCAGATCAACAACAG GTCCCAGAGTCTACAGAAAGCTAAAGGTGCATATGCTGACTACCGCAGTGGCTATGATCACGTAACCCAGTTTCTGTCCAATATCCCCAGTTATGAGCCCCAAGAAACTGATACCTTAAGTCAGATTGAAACAAAGCTGAAGAATCAAAAG AATCTCCTAGATGAAATTGGAGGACGGGAACAAGAGGTGCAGAAAGTTTATGACCATGCTCAGCAGTACCAGCAGGCTGTAAAG GACTATGAATTAGAAGCTGAAAAACTAAGATCCCTTCTTGACCTGGAAAATGGAAGGAACATCCATACAAACAAGAAGACTAGACTCCAATCACCTGCAGCCAAAGTAAAAGAGGAG GAAGCTTTCCTTGCTGCCAAATTCACTGAAGTTAATGCTATCAACAGACAAAGACTACAGAATTTGGAATTTGCTCAGAATCTTCTGAGACAG CAGCCAGAGATAGAAGTGACACATGAATCCATTCAAGGCAAAGAACCAGTGACAGAAGAAACCTGGAGAATTAAGAAAGCACTAGATGATGAGACACAGCGTAGACAGCAGctagaaaatgaagtcaaaagcACTCAGGAAGAAATTGTCATCCTCAAAAATAAGAAGCCCCAGGAATCTGTGATAAGAAAAGAAGTATTAAAGAAGGTACCTGATCCTGAATTGGAAGAAAACCTCCACAGAATGCAGCAAACCCTATCTGAGGAGCAGCGTAAAAACAAAGAGTTGCAAGATGAGTTAGAGGATATGAAAGTAAAGCTACGCTCATTGGAGCATGAAACAAGGGAAGGAGGTCAAGAGTATGTGGTCAAAGAAGTACTGCGTATTGAGCAAGATAAAGCCCAGGCTGATGAAGTCCTAAAATTAAGAGAGGAGCTAGAAGAACTGAGAAGACAGAAAGGGACCCGAGAAACTGAAATCATTCTCTTACAGCAGCGAATTGCTGCTCTGTCTGAGGAGAAGAACAAAGAGCAGGAGAAAGTCACAGAAAAGGAAGTAGTGAAACTACAGAATGATCCCCAATTGGAGAGTGAATATAGGCTGCTACAGGAGCAGCAAGAAAAGGAAAGTGCTCAAAGGGAAAAGCAAGAAGAAGAGCTCAGTTTCCTGCAAGACAAGCTCAAGAGATTAGAGAAAGAACGAGCCATGGCTGAAGGAAAAATTACAGTAAAGGAAGTATTAAAAGTGGAAAAAGATGCAGCAATAGAAAGAGAAGTCAATGACCTCAAACGTCAGTATGAAGATGAAACATCAAAGTCTCGCTCCAGCCAAAGAGAAAAGACTGAACTCCTTCGGAAAATCTGGGCCCTAGAGGAGGAAAATTCCAAAATAGTTGTGCAAGAAAAAGTACGTGAAATTGTCCGTCCAGACCCCAAGGCTGAAAGTGAAGTAGCCAATCTTCGTTTGGAACTTGTGGAACAGGAGAGAAAATACCGAGGTGCAGAGGAACAGCTAAAGAGCTATCAAAGTGAATTGGAAGCTCTTCGGAAGCGAGGCCCCCAGATAGAGGTGAAAGAAGTAACAAAAGAAGTAATTAAGTATAAGACTGACCCTGAAACTGAGAAGGAACTTCAGCGACTCAGAGAAGAAATTGTAGACAAAACCAGATTGATTGAAAGATGTGATTTAGAAATCTACCAACTGAAGCAAGAAATTCAGTCCTTAAAAGATACCAAACCCCAAGTGCAAACCAAAGAGGTAGTACAAGAGATACTCCAATTCCGTGAAGACCCCAAAACTAAAGAGGAGGTAGAGTACCTGAGAGTAAAATTATCAGAAGAACAGAAGAAACAGGtagatttagagagagaaagattatcacaagaagataaaatcaaacaaaaggaaCAGGAACTATCACAGGTAAAGGAAAAAGTGCTTGAGCAACAAGTTGTAAAATATGAACAAGACCCTGCCATGAGAGCCGAGGTAGATTCCTTCACAGAAAGCATTGACATTGAGCTGAGGCAGATTGACAATCTTCGAGGAGAACTTCGAAAATTGCAGAGGAGAAGGGCTGAGCTGGAGCATCAGTTAGAAGAACTGGAGAGAGAACGGCAAGCTCGAAGAGAAGCTGAGCTTGAGGTCCAGAGGTTGAAGCTTCGGCTAGCtgatctggagaaagaagagggggagacCAAAGAAAAGGTGACCCTAAAACAAAAAGTGGTTCTCCAGCAGGACCCCCAACAGGCAAAGGAACACTCCCTTCTCAAACTccaattggaagaagaaaagcacCGACGGCAAATATTGGAGAGTGAGCTTGAAGCCCTGAAAAAGAAACTCCTTAGCCTTGAGAAGATGGAGGTCAAAGAAAAAGTGGTCTTCTCAGAAAGTGTTCAAGTAGAAAAAGGTGACACAGAGCAAGAAATTCAGAAACTGAAGAACAGTTTGGAGGAAGAGAGTAGGATCAAAAGAGAGCTGGATGCAGAGGTGAGTCGACTAGAGGCCAAGTTATCTGAATTGGAATTCCATAATTCCAAGTCATCCAAGGAATTGGACTTTTTAAGAGAGGAAAACCATAAACTTCATTTAGAAAAGCAGAATCTACAAATGGAGACTAGAAGGCTACAATCAGAAATTGAAATGACCACAACAGAAACTCGAGATTTAAGAAACATGACCTCAGTGGACTGTGGGGCAAATTTGGACTCTAGACTCTGGTCCCTGGAAAGAGAGCTGGATGATCTCAAGAAGATCTCCAGAGATAAAGATAATGAGATTGATGAATTACATAAGCGTCTAGGGTCAGTGGCAGTTAAGAGGGAGCAAAGAGAGAACCATTTACGTCGCTCCATTGTGGTTATTGACCCAGATACTGGTAGAGAGCTCTCCCCTGAGGAAGCCCACAGGGCTGGTCTCATTGATTGGAACATGTTTGTGAAGCTTAGAAGCCAGGAGTGTGACTGGGAAGAGATATCAGTTAAAGGACCAAATGGAGAATCTTCTGTGATTCATGACAGAAAGTCTGGAAAGAAATTCTCTATTGAAGATGCCTTAAAGAATGGAAGGCTAACTCCAGCTCAGTATGATCGTTATGTTAACAAAGATATGTCCATTCAGGAACTAGCTGTTTTAGTGTCTGGGCAAAAGTAA